One Cervus canadensis isolate Bull #8, Minnesota chromosome 1, ASM1932006v1, whole genome shotgun sequence genomic window carries:
- the SRR gene encoding serine racemase isoform X1: MKPTCRKQQRTMCDPYCISFADVEKAHINIRDFIHLTPVLTSSLLNQITGRNLFFKCELFQKTGSFKIRGALNAIRGLISAHPEEKPRAVVTHSSGNHGQALSFAARLEGIPAYIIVPETAPNCKKLAIQAYGASIVYGEQSEESRENMTKRIVEETEGIMVHPNQEPAVIAGQGTIAMEVLHQVPLVDALVVPVGGGGMLAGIAITVKALRPSVKVYAAEPLNADDCYQSKLKGELTPNPYPPETIADGIKSSIGLNTWPIIRDLVDDVFTVTEDEIKYATQLVWERMKLLIEPTAGVGVAAVLSQHFQTVPAEVKNICIVLSGGNVDLTSLTWVKKQDEKAAP; the protein is encoded by the exons ATGAAGCCGACATGCAGAAAGCAGCAGAG AACCATGTGTGATCCGTACTGCATCTCCTTTGCTGATGTTGAAAAAGCTCATATCAACATTCGAGATTTTATCCACCTCACACCAGTACTAACAAGTTCCCTTTTGAATCAAATAACAGGACGCAATCTTTTCTTCAAATGtgaactcttccagaaaactggatCTTTTAAG ATTCGTGGTGCCCTTAATGCAATCAGAGGCTTGATTTCTGCCCATCCAGAAGAGAAGCCCAGAGCTGTTGTTACTCACAGCAGTGGAAACCATGGCCAGGCTCTCTCCTTTGCTGCCAGATTAGAAG GGATTCCTGCTTATATCATAGTGCCAGAAACAGCTCCCAACTGTAAAAAACTGGCAATACAAGCCTATGGAGCCTCTATTGTATACGGTGAACAAAGTGAAGAG TCCagagaaaatatgacaaaaagaATTGTGGAAGAAACAGAAGGCATCATGGTACATCCCAACCAGGAGCCTGCAGTGATAGCCGGGCAAGGGACAATTGCCATGGAAGTGCTACACCAG gtTCCCTTGGTAGATGCACTGGTGGTACCTGTAGGAGGAGGAGGAATGCTTGCTGGAATAGCTATTACAGTGAAG GCTCTGAGACCTAGTGTGAAGGTATATGCTGCTGAACCCTTGAATGCAGATGACTGCTACCAGTCCAAACTGAAAGGGGAACTGACCCCCAACCCCTATCCTCCAGAAACCATAGCAGATGGTATCAAATCCAGCATTGGCTTAAACACCTGGCCTATTATAAGGGACCTCGTGGATGATGTCTTCACTGTCACAGAGGATGAAATTAAG TATGCAACCCAGCTGGTGTGGGAGAGGATGAAATTGCTTATTGAACCTACAGCGGGTGTTGGAGTGGCCGCTGTGCTGTCTCAGCATTTTCAAACAGTTCCCGCAGAAGTCAAGAACATCTGTATTGTGCTCAGTGGTGGAAATGTAGACTTAACCTCCCTAACCTGGGTGAAGAAGCAGGATGAAAAGGCAGCTCCCTAG
- the SRR gene encoding serine racemase isoform X2, whose protein sequence is MCDPYCISFADVEKAHINIRDFIHLTPVLTSSLLNQITGRNLFFKCELFQKTGSFKIRGALNAIRGLISAHPEEKPRAVVTHSSGNHGQALSFAARLEGIPAYIIVPETAPNCKKLAIQAYGASIVYGEQSEESRENMTKRIVEETEGIMVHPNQEPAVIAGQGTIAMEVLHQVPLVDALVVPVGGGGMLAGIAITVKALRPSVKVYAAEPLNADDCYQSKLKGELTPNPYPPETIADGIKSSIGLNTWPIIRDLVDDVFTVTEDEIKYATQLVWERMKLLIEPTAGVGVAAVLSQHFQTVPAEVKNICIVLSGGNVDLTSLTWVKKQDEKAAP, encoded by the exons ATGTGTGATCCGTACTGCATCTCCTTTGCTGATGTTGAAAAAGCTCATATCAACATTCGAGATTTTATCCACCTCACACCAGTACTAACAAGTTCCCTTTTGAATCAAATAACAGGACGCAATCTTTTCTTCAAATGtgaactcttccagaaaactggatCTTTTAAG ATTCGTGGTGCCCTTAATGCAATCAGAGGCTTGATTTCTGCCCATCCAGAAGAGAAGCCCAGAGCTGTTGTTACTCACAGCAGTGGAAACCATGGCCAGGCTCTCTCCTTTGCTGCCAGATTAGAAG GGATTCCTGCTTATATCATAGTGCCAGAAACAGCTCCCAACTGTAAAAAACTGGCAATACAAGCCTATGGAGCCTCTATTGTATACGGTGAACAAAGTGAAGAG TCCagagaaaatatgacaaaaagaATTGTGGAAGAAACAGAAGGCATCATGGTACATCCCAACCAGGAGCCTGCAGTGATAGCCGGGCAAGGGACAATTGCCATGGAAGTGCTACACCAG gtTCCCTTGGTAGATGCACTGGTGGTACCTGTAGGAGGAGGAGGAATGCTTGCTGGAATAGCTATTACAGTGAAG GCTCTGAGACCTAGTGTGAAGGTATATGCTGCTGAACCCTTGAATGCAGATGACTGCTACCAGTCCAAACTGAAAGGGGAACTGACCCCCAACCCCTATCCTCCAGAAACCATAGCAGATGGTATCAAATCCAGCATTGGCTTAAACACCTGGCCTATTATAAGGGACCTCGTGGATGATGTCTTCACTGTCACAGAGGATGAAATTAAG TATGCAACCCAGCTGGTGTGGGAGAGGATGAAATTGCTTATTGAACCTACAGCGGGTGTTGGAGTGGCCGCTGTGCTGTCTCAGCATTTTCAAACAGTTCCCGCAGAAGTCAAGAACATCTGTATTGTGCTCAGTGGTGGAAATGTAGACTTAACCTCCCTAACCTGGGTGAAGAAGCAGGATGAAAAGGCAGCTCCCTAG